The genomic window AGAATGTTCTCCATTCTTTTCATCTTGTCCAACCTCCGAAAATGATCTCTGCAATTTTCTGTTATTCTCAATCTCCCAGGACTTTCTGTGGAGGTTATTAATAAGATTTGGCTTTTGGCAGAGGTGATGACTTCCTAGTAGGAAATGTTAAATCAGTTTTCTCTCTAGTCTCTTCTCATCCAAATTAAATGGATTGGGTTCTTTGAGAAATAGGCTTTGGAGACCCACATggaaagtaattgaaaaaaatagcaaagaggaagagaataagaaTTGTGGCATAGAATATGCACATCACCACCAGTGGCCCAAAGCACCAGGGATCATGTAGGACTTGTGATTTGGAGACTTCCTCCATATTCTGGACAAATTCTTCTTGGGAAACTATTTCCATTTCCCTGAAAAAAGAAAGCACTGATGGGTGGGTAAAGAACATGCTTCTGTATCTTTCCTCCTATGCTTCCTTTCTTAATCATTGAGGTATACTGTTGACTTTTTTTGAGTCATGGGACCTGAGAAATGATTCATTCAGCAGGCAGCTATGGAAATATACTGAAAGCAGGGAATATTTGAAAACAGATTATTTCTAGCCTTACCTTTTATTGAACAGAAAATGGCAGTAGAGGCTCTAACCCTAATCCTTTTCCGGAGTCCTTCCTAACTGAAGCCCAAGTGCTCCTTCATTCCCTTCACCCTGTGGCAAATGATTTGGGGATGTGCCTGGGGACAAAAACTAGGGCAATGTCTCCAGAACTGTCTTCTTCAGACTGAGATCTAAAAGCTTCCCAGAAGGGGGTAGAAGGGCAAGTACCTCTGCCATGAAGCCCTTTGAGAAGGGAACTAAGAGTCACAGGACTGGAACCTGGAAAACTGGCtgattttatcagtgaaaatgGAGTTATTGTTACCTAATTCTGTTGTCACTGTTGTGTGTGCTCTGTCTTCCCCAACCCACTCTCCCATGTCAAATTGACATGGTTAGTCTAGCCCCCTAGCCACTGCACAAGTAAACTATCTAGAGCTGTTCTGAGCCATGAGGAAACAAAGTGCTGATATCCCTAGTTGGTGCTCAAAAGAACCAGATCCTGCCAGAGCTTCTCCCCTACATTGTCACCAAGGGGACAAGGCAGGACTGAACAGAGCTGCCTGGCAACAGCAACAATTTCCCTTCAGCCTTCCAAATTCACCCTTCAGATTGCATGGTGCCCTTTTATGATACCTCTCATTTCCCCTCCAAGGTTGTCCTTGATGTTCATTTTAAACAAATCACACCTACATGACAttagaagtgaaatgatttcccCCAGGGATAACCCGAGTCCTTACCTGATGATGACTGTCTAGGTGATATAAATGACTTACTCTAGAGCACAGGAGAAGCCTGGGGCCAGCTCTACTCAAGCCTTTGAGAATATTGTTTAAGTGATTGGTGAATGATTAACTATAACCCTGACCACTTCCTCCTGTTATTAATTTCTGGGGGGAAGAAAAGATTCTTATCATAACAGAAATCTTATGCCTAGTTTTTCTGAGTGAAACAATGTTTCTCCCCAGCTACCTTTGCTTTCTCCTAGGATAAGTTCCCACATCTCTAATGATGTGATAGAGAAAAATTAGATCAATGTTCTCTTGTCCAGACCAGGAACATCCACTTAGGTTAATGTAGCCTCAAGAACAGTCTTGTGTTACCTCCATCACTAAAGACTATCCATCCCTTGACTAGGATTAGCTGTTGATAAGTTTGCAActcttagtattttcttttttgtagagaGAAAGATAGACTCAGAGTTACTGCCCTATTCTTGTTCTCTGTGTCCatcttgcatttaaaaaaaaatccaattgttTATggttagaaaacaaataaaatattaattaaaaaaatgagccacacacacacacacacacacacacatcaagttaggaagaaagagagagggtgagatagacagacacagagagagataagtagagagagagggagggagagagctGTCTTAAGCTTAACACATTGTTAAGAAcaagaattaagaaaaagaattaacaTTAAGAGCAAACTCAAGGTGATGTGGAAGAGTAGAGAATGAACAAGAATTGTTTTTAAGAGTACTTACAAGTGTCTTTATTCATGTGTGtatctctcaaaaaaaaatccatttaccTACTTTACCAGAATTTAAACAGAAACTGCTAGTTTCAGTGGCTTGAATGTTGACTTAAACCAAGTTCACTTACCTGGGTGCAATTTAAATGAATCTGAGTTCTTTCAGATCCTTGTGAAATTTGACAGCCATCCAGGGTATTGCcatcatgaaaacaaaacaaagtcttCCTTTGCCCTTAGGGTAGAGTGGGAGACATCTGCTTGTAACCAAAGTCTTGTGTGGGCAGAACTCTTGCTCCCAGTATTTGGGAAGAGGTGGGCAAGAGCCCTACAAGTTAGACTGGTTTTAGCAGTAGAGCTGATAGGAGACACAGTCCCAGTATTGAGGAAGGACACATGTGTGACAATATTTAGGGTAGTAGCAACATTAGTGAAAATCCAAGATGAGATTAATTCAAacctcatcatcatcaccaccttTTTTGTAGAAGATATAATTCCCTCCCTATTTACCTAGCTGTACTGTTTTCTTTCTGAGAAGGAAGGAACTTTTATCCTTTTGAGACCCTCCCATTCATGTGGAGATTATTTTGAGAAAGAGTGTGTATGTTTAGGGCAGGAAGTAGTTGACTTCAATGGAGATAATGAAACTAGGTTCTGGGCCTGTACTTTAAATTTCAGGAATCCTATGATTGGAATGAAATGTGGGGTTTGGGATTAAGAGGCTGAACCTGTATGTATAGTCAGGTGTGGTGAATTTAACAGTTGACTCAGAAAGTACTACTGTGCTCCTCCTTTCAAGTACACAGTTGTTTATAGCATTTATTGCCAAACCCCCTTGGATTCTTGCActgcttttaaatgtttttattgggTTGGGAGGTAGGGCTGGAAAATATTTGTGTAATAGTTCCTCCCATTGTCTTTAGCCTCAACCTGTCCAACCAGTGCTTGAGAATCAGGAAGTGAAACCAGCAAACAATGCCTGCTCTTCCTGGCCTGGTGAGCATGACTAGGTTCCTAGACTAAATAGAAGCAATGGGgacaaatgagagagagagagagagagagagagagagagagagagagagagagagagagagagagagagagagagagagagatggggttATCTTCATTCTCAGGTAGTCAGCATAGTGACTAAGAGACAAAAGGATCAGAACTAGGAGAATGAGAAATCACAATGAAAATGTTGTTCGTTCCCCTCCTACCATTTGTGGACTACCTTTTCTCCTCCTACCTCTATTCCTGagtttatatatctctttccacCTGAAAGCCCCTAGGAACAGGAACAGAAAATTAGCTGGGGACAGGGACAAAGCAGTGCACTGAATCTTACACTAGTTCTGAAATTGGCTTCTAGGAGCTCAGGCCAGAGTAGGGGGATCAGGAGCAGCAAGAAGCCATCAAAACTTTCCAACATCTCTGAAATTCAGGAAGACTGTTACATTCTTCCTGCATTGTAGATGGGCAGGAGCTCCATAGAAACCCTCACTCTAGGCAAATGCTTTTGAGTTACTCTTTGTCTAGATTCCTTCTCCCAGTGATGTTACATTAACAGATATTTTGTTGCATAGGGAACATTTGGCTTTGACATAGCAGATAACCAAACCAATCTCCCACAAAGTACATTCCCCTGAAAACATTGGAACAAAATCACTCCATGAATAACTATGACTATCATTTTCCACTTTTCCATTTACcattcattaataaaaaaaaatatttactttaataGTTTGGTGAAAATACTTTCCATTATATTTGACctgagttttgtttcctttttactctttaacagattttttttcacatttatccATTTCAACTTTCTGCCTGGTTCTTCATCAGCTCTTCTCTTGACTACAAGTCATTTCTATTTGGGTGGTCTTCGCGGGCATTTGTATAGAAATAGGATAGACGAGGCGGGCACTAGTCATTCCCTTGGGGCCTATTAGCCTCCTTTTCCCCTTACTAATAAACCAGCCCCCTATTAATAAACTCCAGGGTAACTGGTACCTTAATAGCACTTTTACTTAGGAAAAAAAGCACATTCTAGAGAAAGACTCAATGGACTTTTCTCTTTTACAGGGGTTTCAGGTCATACTAATTATTATAGAGTCTGACTTCTTTGGCACAGATTAGTTTAGGCCTCTTGTGACAGCTGGCTAAGAATGAGATTGTTCTTCTCAAGGGCCTGGGAACAGgcattcttccctttttttaatggTAAGACACAACAAAGAAATGGATGAAGACAAGTTTGTTCATAATCTCTGGCACAGTTGGCTTATCTTTGGCATCTCTTGTTTACCAAAAGATTCATCTGAGTCTGCTGGCTTCCCTACTTTTCTCATCAGGCCCCAGTGCCTAGTGCCTAGTCACTTTCTCGGAGCTGGAGTTAGGGCCAGTTACATATATGGCCACAGCCCGGTTTATTTCAGGTTCTCCCAGTAAAACAGATCTTTCCATTTGCACCTTGATTGAATACTGTGCACTGCAGGGTCATGGCTAGCAGCCTTTGGCAGGGTTTGGCAGCctccttttctgattttcctCTTATCCTTATTCTGTCTCTCATGACACTGTCATGGGCTGGACCTGAATCTTCCTGCTTCTCTGCTCAGGGCAGCAGCATTGAGTACAGCAGCAACTGCAGGCTATCATCAAGAGCAGCAGCACAGTGCCTGAGGTAGAGGGataggggagggagaagagaaaaagaaattgacattAATTGATTTTTCTGAAAGGAGAAGCAGGGAGATTGGCTAAGTCCCATATTATCCCAAAGCATCTGGAAGGAAGTCTACACTTTGGGGAGTTACCTTAGGGCAAGGGAAAGGCAGGGAGTTTGACACTGTCTGGTTCCAGGTTCTTGGAGCCAGACCTGAGTACTACTCCTCATGGGTGGATAGTGTACTgagcctagagttaggaagacccaagttcaaatctgccctcagaggCTTATTGCCTAGTgatgctaggcaagtcacttcacctctatttgcctctgtttaCTCATCTAAAATAGGGATCATAAAAGTGCCTACTTcaaagagttgttgtgaggatcaaatgtgatcatatttctaaagtgcttggTCCAGGACCAGTAACTGTCTAAAGGTTTATTCCCCACccctttccttctgatttttcattGTAAGTTGGAGAATGTAATCAAGTTAGTTCTAGGTCTGTCCTTTCTTATCCTCCCTGCtacctcctttcctccttccgcGTATCCCTGACTTCTTAACTTAGAACTGTCTCCCTATTGCTGCTTCTTGACCCAAAGTATCACTCTTCTCCTGCTGTCAGACTGACCACCTTCATCTCTCCTATTGCACTAATTCCATTTTAGAATGTCCAGCCCTTAAAGAAATCCCTTTGTAACTTCCACCTTAATAGAGGATAGAGATTGTGCCACTCTCAGGCTTGTCCATCTGCTCTGCCATTTACTGACTATCAGCTTCCTGATCCCTGGAGGAGATTTGAATACAGAAGAAACCCAGGGATCCCCAACTCACCAATGAAGAGGAGGATGACAGAGAAGGCTATAATCTCAACAGGCTCCGCTTGAGGCAGCTGCTGTAATTTAAGAATGAACTTTTGGCCCATCGAGTGCATCTCCTGCAGGAAATTCTGGGTTGCCATGCTGCACCACGCTTCCCTCTGGTCTGtactgaggaagagagagaggctgGAGTGAGTTAACTCAGGGCCTCTGTACCACTTGGGAGCCCTAGAGATCCTGCCTTCTACCCACCCTCCACATTGGACTGCCCCATATCTCACTCACAGAACAAGTTTGTCAGGTCTCAGCCATCCTTTCCCTCCTGGGTCACATGGGGAGTTGATGGGGCACTTATTGCTTGGCCTAGCCCCACCCTAACTGGGAGGTCTAGACCCTTTCTCTCCCCACACTTTTCCCACAAATGATGAAATTCAGCTTTCTATATACAGGTTCACTTGTCCACTTCCAAATGTTTACTTCTAGAGGAAGAATTCCATTCCTACTCCACTATTAAGGCTGAGACTAATGGAATCAGTTGGTAAGGATTAGTATCAGGCTGTGGTGAAGCAGTCTAGAAGTCATCCAAAGTTGTATGTTTGTGACTACAGGTTACAAACTGGACACTGCAGTCATGTTCCTTTGTCTCTGGACACCACTTCTAGGTTTGGCCTTGAGCCTTCACCTAGCAAAACTGTTCCCCTTGGTCCCTTTAGTGGAGTAGGAGTGGAATTCTTTCCCCAGAAGTAAACCATGGGAAATGAACAAGGGAATTTTCTGCACATGGCTCATTGAGTTCCATCATTTGGAAGCAAGGATCCATGATCTTttaggcattctgttagtgttgaACCTATGGTAAAGGGTGATTTATGATTTag from Macrotis lagotis isolate mMagLag1 chromosome 2, bilby.v1.9.chrom.fasta, whole genome shotgun sequence includes these protein-coding regions:
- the SMIM5 gene encoding small integral membrane protein 5 isoform X1; amino-acid sequence: MKGRFHTQKDLGDQREAWCSMATQNFLQEMHSMGQKFILKLQQLPQAEPVEIIAFSVILLFIGTVLLLLMIACSCCCTQCCCPEQRSRKIQVQPMTVS
- the SMIM5 gene encoding small integral membrane protein 5 isoform X3 codes for the protein MATQNFLQEMHSMGQKFILKLQQLPQAEPVEIIAFSVILLFIGTVLLLLMIACSCCCTQCCCPEQRSRKIQVQPMTVS
- the SMIM5 gene encoding small integral membrane protein 5 isoform X2, which gives rise to MLLSPQKHISTDQREAWCSMATQNFLQEMHSMGQKFILKLQQLPQAEPVEIIAFSVILLFIGTVLLLLMIACSCCCTQCCCPEQRSRKIQVQPMTVS